The proteins below are encoded in one region of Naumovozyma castellii chromosome 6, complete genome:
- the NCAS0F03710 gene encoding uncharacterized protein gives MSAPPSEIAYVYSGDIVSDTRSERKKKPVNTVLGELKTALASCSFEQRQRYIWPAEESSVSSSHSVFLFDAPVMPVYDDILKACSLEGDPCFKDDGAYTYYINDINLNWKIYRFSLIDNCDKPCILYVFFCAEVTVVVSFLSAGTFSKLGEYMGSSGSISSLYRWIIEKTKEKLRGLKDSLEKKYDGILKAAQQSRWNPKYYYNKHQIKKFLRKLAFLLYCSEQWCCIMMNLSILFSGNGVEDFIDSEVIWAASFYNLSKNRIRKILQDLNDTEQQVEDIGNYLRNTGIITDVLTATGAGINFANPTVSHWWVVGTGVVGIGAAILSWVIHKAVLHAHLNYLTMTNELMILS, from the coding sequence ATGTCTGCTCCACCATCCGAAATTGCGTATGTCTACAGTGGTGATATTGTATCAGACACTAGATCcgaaagaaaaaaaaagcCAGTTAACACGGTCCTGGGAGAATTGAAGACTGCATTGGCATCCTGCAGTTTCGAACAACGTCAAAGATACATTTGGCCTGCAGAAGAGTCTTCAGTATCATCTTCACATTCAGTGTTTCTTTTTGATGCCCCTGTTATGCCGGTATATGATGATATCCTGAAGGCATGTTCACTCGAAGGTGACCCCTGTTTCAAAGATGACGGTGCGTACACGTACTACATCAATGACATAAATCTAAACTGGAAGATATATAGGTTCTCTCTCATTGACAATTGTGATAAGCCATGTATTCTCtatgtttttttttgtgCAGAGGTAACGGTTGTTGTCAGCTTTTTGAGTGCTGGGACGTTTAGTAAACTGGGTGAGTACATGGGTTCATCAGGTAGCATTTCCTCTTTATATAGGTGGATTATCGAAAAAACAAAGGAGAAATTACGCGGATTGAAGGACTCACTTGAGAAAAAATACGACGGCATTCTTAAGGCAGCTCAACAAAGCCGCTGGAatccaaaatattattataacaAACATCAGATCAAGAAATTCCTGAGAAAGTTGGCCTTTTTACTCTATTGTTCGGAACAATGGTGTTGTATTATGATGAATCTATCTATTTTGTTTAGTGGTAATGGTGTGGAGGATTTTATCGACTCAGAAGTAATTTGGGCAGCCAGTTTTTATAATTTAAGCAAGAACAGAATTAGGAAAATACTCCAAGACCTGAATGATACAGAGCAACAGGTGGAGGACATTGGTAACTATTTAAGAAATACCGGAATCATTACCGATGTTTTGACCGCCACCGGTGCCGGAATAAATTTTGCAAACCCAACAGTTAGTCATTGGTGGGTGGTTGGGACCGGTGTAGTGGGAATTGGGGCGGCCATCCTAAGCTGGGTGATCCATAAAGCTGTTTTGCACGCCCACCTGAATTACCTGACTATGACCAACGAGTTGATGATTTTGTCgtaa
- the CHC1 gene encoding clathrin heavy chain (ancestral locus Anc_3.515) has protein sequence MSDLPIEFTELVDLTSLGISPQSLDFRSTTFESDHYVTVRESHDGSNSVSIVDLANGNQVTKKNMGGDSAIMHPNQMVISVRANGTIVQIFNLETKTKLKSFTLTEPIIFWKWLNDETLGLVTSQSVLICNVFDGVVDARPTVLTARHANLNNTQIINFVANAKLDWFAVVGILQENGRIAGKIQLFSKQRNISQAIDGHVAIFTNILLEGNGSSPVQVFVTGNRNATTGTGELRIIEIDHDQSLPTQYQKKNSEIFFPPDATNDFPIAVQVSEKYGIVYLLTKYGFIHLYELETGTNLFVNRITAESVFTATSYHEKNGIACINKKGQVLAVEISTSQIVPYILNKLSNVSLALTVATRGGLPGADDLFTKQFESLLAQNDYQNAAKIAASSQSLRNQNTINRLKNIQAAPGAISPILLYFSTLLDKGKLNKEETIELARPVLQQDRKQLFEKWLKEDKLECSEELGDIVKPFDTTLSLACYLRAQCHPKVISSLAELQQFEKIIPYCQKVNFQPNFLVLISTIARTSPDRASEFAISLLQNPETAQQLDIEKIADIFFSQNHIQQGTSLLLDALKSDTPDQGHLQTRVLEVNLLHAPQVADAIMGNNIFSHYDKPTIASLAEKANLYQRALENYTDITDIKRCIVHTDALPIDWLIAYFGKLNVEQSLACLRALMDNNLQANIQIIVQVATKYSDLLGSATLIKMFEDYKATEGLYYYLASLVNLTEDKDVVYKYIEAAAKMNQFTEIERIVRDNNVYDPERVKNFLKDANLNDQIPLVVVCDRFNFVHELILYLYKSQNLKFIETYVQQINPSRTAQVIGALLDMDCDEKFIQDLLQSVLGQVPIAELTTEVEKRNKLKLLLPFLEATLNQGVQDQAVYNALAKIYIDSNNSPEKFLKENDQYDTLDVGRYCEKRDPYLAYIAYDKGSNDDDLIRITNENTMYKYQARYLLKRSDPELWNKVLNPENVHRRQLIDSVISVGIPELTDPEPVSLTVQAFMSNDLKLELIELLEKIILEPSPFNDNVALQGLLLLSAIKYEPTKVSNYIEKLDNYDADEIAPLCIANDLKEEAFEIYDKHEMYSKALGVLVEEIMSLDRAATYVDKINTPELWSQLGTAQLDGLRIPDAIDSYIKAEDPSKFENVIDIAEQAEKYEELIPYLLMARKTLKESKIDGSLILAYAQLDKIHEIENILAGSNVANLDNVGDKLFELKNYKAARLCYASISNYSKLASTLVYLDDYQGAVDTARKASNIKVWKLVNDACIEKKEFRLAQICGLNLIIHAEELDELVNKYETNGYFDELISLFEAGMGLERAHMGMFTELAVLYSKYEPKKTFEHLKLFWSRINIPKVIRAVEDAHLWQELVFLYAHYDEWDNAALVMIDKSTKDLDHSYFKEVIVKVSNLEIYYKAINFYVKEHPSLLIDLLSVLTPRLDIPRTVKIFAKSDNLPLIKPFLINILPKNNSVVNEAYHELVIEEEDYKALQDAVDAYDKFDQLGLAATLETHDLIFFKKIAALLYRRNKKWAKCLTILKNEKLWKDAIETAAISQDPKVAEDLLSYFVETGNKEAFVALLYSAYHLIQYDVVLELSWLNSLDDYIKPYEISIKKEQQTNIQKLSEQLAEKSGEAGANASGQPLMLMNSANTNGFNGGF, from the coding sequence ATGAGTGATCTGCCTATTGAATTTACAGAATTGGTCGATTTAACCTCTCTAGGGATTTCCCCTCAATCCCTGGACTTTAGATCAACCACCTTCGAAAGTGACCACTATGTTACCGTAAGAGAATCCCATGATGGTTCCAATTCGGTGTCTATCGTCGATCTAGCCAATGGAAATCAAGTGACTAAGAAAAACATGGGTGGTGATTCTGCCATAATGCATCCAAATCAAATGGTTATCTCCGTGAGAGCTAATGGAACCATTGTgcaaatcttcaatttggagacaaagacaaaattgaaatcGTTTACCCTAACGGAACCAATCATTTTCTGGAAATGgttaaatgatgaaacttTAGGTTTAGTTACATCTCAATCAGTCTTGATCTGCAATGTCTTTGATGGCGTTGTAGATGCCAGACCTACCGTCTTGACCGCAAGACACGCAAATTTGAACAATACCCAAATTATTAACTTTGTCGCAAACGCTAAACTAGATTGGTTTGCTGTGGTGGGTATATTACAAGAAAATGGTCGTATTGCCGGTAAGATTcaattattttccaaacaACGTAATATTTCTCAAGCAATTGACGGACACGTCGCTATCTTCACAAACATCTTATTGGAAGGTAATGGAAGTAGTCCTGTTCAAGTCTTCGTGACAGGTAATAGAAACGCTACTACTGGAACAGGTGAATTGagaatcattgaaatcGACCATGATCAATCATTGCCTACTCAatatcaaaagaaaaatagCGAAATTTTTTTCCCACCTGATGCTACTAATGATTTCCCAATTGCTGTGCAAGTTTCAGAAAAATATGGTATTGTTTACTTATTGACCAAATATGGGTTCATTCACCTATATGAACTAGAAACTGGTACCAATCTATTTGTTAACAGAATTACAGCAGAATCTGTCTTTACCGCAACTTCATAtcatgaaaaaaatggtatTGCCTGTATTAACAAGAAGGGTCAAGTTTTAGCAGTGGAAATTTCAACTTCTCAAATCGTTCCATATATCCTAAATAAGTTATCAAATGTTTCCTTAGCGCTAACTGTGGCAACAAGAGGTGGTCTTCCAGGTGctgatgatttatttacaaagCAATTTGAATCCTTATTGGCACAAAACGATTACCAAAATGCTGCCAAGATTGCAGCTTCATCACAATCATTAAGAAACCAAAACACTATCAAtagattgaaaaatattcaagCTGCACCAGGTGCCATTTCTCCAATCCTATTATATTTCTCCACTTTATTGGATAAGGggaaattaaataaagaagaaactatTGAGTTAGCTAGACCAGTCTTACAGCAGGACAGAAAACAactatttgaaaaatggttgaaagaagataaattgGAATGTTCTGAAGAATTAGGTGACATCGTTAAGCCATTCGACACCACATTATCATTGGCATGTTATTTAAGAGCACAATGTCATCCAAAGGTTATCTCATCATTGGCTGAATTGcaacaatttgaaaaaattattccatATTGTCAAAAAGTGAATTTCCAACCAAACTTCTTAGTTCTAATTTCTACCATTGCCAGAACTTCTCCAGATAGAGCTTCTGAGTTTGCCATCTCTTTGTTACAAAATCCTGAAACCGCCCAACAATtggatattgaaaagattgctgatattttcttctctcAAAACCATATCCAACAAGGTACTTCTCTATTATTAGATGCTCTAAAATCTGACACTCCAGATCAAGGTCATTTGCAAACCCGTGTCTTGGAAGTCAACTTATTACATGCTCCACAAGTGGCTGATGCTATCATGGgtaacaatattttctccCATTATGATAAACCAACTATTGCCTCTTTAGCTGAAAAGGCAAATTTATACCAGAGAGCTTTGGAGAACTATACCGATATTACAGATATTAAGAGATGTATTGTTCATACTGATGCCTTACCAATTGACTGGTTAATTGCTTATTTTGGTAAATTAAATGTGGAACAATCTTTAGCATGTTTGAGAGCCTTAATGGACAACAATTTGCAAGctaatattcaaattatcGTGCAAGTGGCGACTAAATATTCCGATTTATTAGGTTCTGCTACCTTGATTAAGATGTTCGAAGACTATAAGGCCACTGAAGGTTTATACTATTATTTGGCCTCCTTAGTGAACTTAACTGAAGATAAGGATGTTGTTtacaaatatattgaagCTGCTGCCAAGATGAATCAATTCACCGagattgaaagaattgtCAGAGATAACAATGTCTATGACCCAGAAAGAGTTAAGAACTTCTTGAAGGACGCCAACTTGAACGACCAAATTCCAttggttgttgtttgtGACCGTTTCAACTTTGTTCATgaattaattctttatttatacaaatctcaaaatttgaaattcattgaaactTATGTCCAACAAATTAATCCATCAAGAACTGCCCAAGTTATTGGCGCCTTATTAGATATGGACTGTGATGAGAAATTCATTCAAGACTTGTTACAATCAGTTCTAGGCCAAGTTCCAATTGCTGAGTTAACTACTGAAGTggaaaagagaaataaattgaaactaTTATTGCCCTTCCTGGAAGCTACTCTAAATCAAGGTGTTCAAGACCAAGCTGTCTACAATGCTCTTGCTAAAATCTACATCGATTCGAATAATTCTCCAGAGAAGTTCTTAAAAGAAAACGACCAATACGATACTTTAGATGTTGGTCGTTACTGTGAAAAGAGAGATCCATACTTAGCTTATATCGCATATGACAAAGGTtccaatgatgatgatttaatCAGAATCACCAATGAAAACACCATGTACAAATACCAAGCTAGGTATTTGTTAAAACGTTCTGATCCAGAATTATGGAATAAAGTTTTGAACCCTGAAAATGTTCATAGACGTCAACTGATTGATTCTGTTATCTCTGTTGGTATTCCTGAATTGACTGATCCTGAACCAGTTTCTTTAACCGTTCAAGCTTTCATGAGTAACGATTTGAAGCTGGAATTAATCGAATTGTTAGAAAAGATTATCTTAGAACCTTCTCCATTCAATGATAATGTTGCTCTACAAGGACTATTACTTTTGTCTGCAATTAAGTACGAACCAACCAAAGTTTCCAACTATATTGAGAAGTTAGATAACTACGATGCTGATGAAATTGCTCCATTGTGTATTGCCAACGATTTGAAGGAAGAAGCCTTTGAAATCTATGATAAGCACGAAATGTACAGTAAGGCCTTGGGTGTCTTGGTTGAAGAAATCATGTCTTTGGATAGAGCTGCTACCTACGTTGACAAAATTAATACTCCAGAATTGTGGTCCCAATTGGGTACTGCTCAATTAGATGGGTTACGTATTCCAGATGCTATTGATTCTTACATCAAGGCAGAAGATCCATCTaagtttgaaaatgttattGACATTGCTGAACAAgctgaaaaatatgaagaGTTAATCCCATACTTGCTGATGGCAAGAAAGACCTTGAAGGAATCCAAGATTGACGGTTCTTTAATTTTGGCCTATGCTCAACTGGACAAGAttcatgaaattgaaaatatcttAGCCGGTTCAAATGTTGCCAATTTGGATAATGTAGGTGATAAATTGtttgaattgaagaattataaGGCTGCAAGATTATGTTATGCTAGTATTTCCAACTATTCTAAATTGGCATCTACTTTAGTTTACTTGGATGATTACCAAGGAGCTGTTGACACTGCCAGAAAGGCTTCAAATATCAAGGTTTGGAAATTAGTTAATGATGCTTgtattgaaaagaaggagTTTAGATTAGCACAAATCTGTGGTCTAAACTTGATTATTCATGCGGAGGAATTAGATGAATTGGTTAATAAGTATGAGACCAATGGTTActttgatgaattaatttctttgtttgaAGCTGGTATGGGTCTTGAAAGAGCTCATATGGGTATGTTTACCGAATTAGCCGTTCTTTACTCCAAATATGAACCAAAGAAGACCTTTGAacatttaaaattattctgGTCAAGAATTAATATTCCTAAGGTCATCAGAGCTGTGGAAGACGCCCATCTATGGCAAGAACTGGTATTCCTATATGCTCATTATGATGAATGGGACAATGCTGCTTTGGTCATGATCGATAAATCTACGAAGGATCTGGATCATTCTTATTTCAAGGAGGTTATTGTGAAGGTTTCCAATCTGGAAATTTACTACAAGGCTATTAACTTTTATGTTAAAGAACATCCATCTTTGTTAATTGATCTGCTATCTGTTTTAACTCCAAGATTAGATATTCCAAGAACTGTAAAGATCTTTGCCAAATCTGATAACTTACCTCTAATTAAGCCATTCTTAATTAACATTCTACCAAAGAATAACTCTGTGGTTAACGAAGCTTATCACGAATTAGTTattgaggaagaagattacAAGGCTCTACAAGATGCTGTCGATGCTTATGATAAGTTTGACCAATTGGGTCTTGCTGCCACATTAGAAACTCATGATCTAATCtttttcaagaagattGCCGCACTGTTATACCGTAGAAATAAGAAATGGGCCAAGTGTTTGACTATCTTGAAGAATGAGAAGCTTTGGAAGGATGCAATTGAAACCGCTGCAATTTCTCAGGACCCTAAAGTTGCagaagatttattatcGTACTTTGTGGAAACTGGCAACAAGGAAGCATTTGTTGCTCTGTTGTATTCAGCATACCACCTCATCCAATATGACGTTGTTTTAGAACTTTCATGGTTGAATTCCTTAGATGATTATATTAAGCCTTATGAAATTTCCATTAAGAaggaacaacaaacaaatattcaaaaactttCGGAGCAACTAGCTGAAAAATCTGGTGAAGCAGGAGCAAATGCCTCTGGTCAACCTTTGATGTTAATGAATAGCGCTAACACTAATGGTTTCAATGGTGGATTTTAA
- the CHO1 gene encoding CDP-diacylglycerol-serine O-phosphatidyltransferase (ancestral locus Anc_3.513), giving the protein MIPEQSHLLNENPFVDGNDEFDSPMNGSLSPVLSRRASSIFSMDTSPLPPPNDTDLQKFTDDNLHFSMIRNLHLADYITMLNGFSGFYSIISCLRFTLTGKPHYVQRAHFFIFLGMCFDFLDGRVARLRHRASLMGQELDSLADMISFGVAPATIAFAIGFQTTVDVIVLSYFILCGLTRLARFNVTVNQLPKDVSGKSKYFEGLPIPTSLVLVLGMALFVKCDRISDNIPLGIIREGKFLEFHPVVLIFFIHGCGLISKSLKIPKL; this is encoded by the coding sequence ATGATTCCCGAACAGAGCCACCTACTGAATGAGAACCCCTTCGTCGATGGCAACGACGAATTCGATTCACCAATGAACGGCTCTTTAAGTCCAGTGTTAAGCAGAAGAGCATCCAGcatattttcaatggacACATCTCCTTTGCCTCCCCCAAATGACACAGATCTCCAAAAATTCACTGATGATAACTTACATTTTTCCATGATAAGAAACTTACATTTAGCAGACTATATTACAATGCTAAATGGATTCTCGGGATTCTATTCTATCATCAGTTGTCTCAGATTTACATTGACTGGGAAACCTCATTACGTTCAGAGAGCacatttttttatatttctAGGAATGTGTTTTGATTTCCTAGATGGTAGAGTTGCAAGGTTAAGACATAGAGCCTCCTTAATGGGTCAAGAGTTGGATTCATTAGCAGATATGATCTCCTTTGGTGTGGCCCCTGCGACGATTGCATTTGCTATTGGATTCCAAACAACAGTAGATGTTATTGTACTTTCCTATTTCATCTTATGTGGATTAACCAGATTGGCAAGATTTAATGTCACTGTGAATCAATTACCGAAGGATGTTTCAGGGAaatctaaatattttgaaggGTTACCAATTCCAACAAGTTTAGTATTGGTATTGGGAATGGCATTATTCGTGAAATGTGATCGTATTTCTGATAATATACCATTGGGGATCATTAGAGAGGGTAAATTTTTAGAATTTCATCCTGTGGttctaatattttttatcCATGGATGTGGCTTGATCTCCAAGAGTCTAAAGATTCCAAAATTATGA
- the NCAS0F03690 gene encoding uncharacterized protein: MVCVRITRDGCTPRCTCSELEKRKQLQECASFEEEWRLNDYYNIMVSRHPVLCNLFDEIHMLYDGDNEDEKENRDATETTLRYKTTEVLIIRGPWVRNRYFLFRFSNSDKWGLEKVVEKKIIEAGGYERLNSILAKEAPPLKSYAPKMDRIYGEEPVRTHQIANLRIASVRSDRLLGKNPPAVLMTGTNDIVNYPFWDIWVHMYEELKRRGEPPTAWQMRRLLIQTNMRVRSTLEEIPYEDQPYKIYRFFSHCNFDVNMNKDVRLNFSGIYSCGLGIYSKVWNVIPCGSKFEDSVKEVEEEVDTGADIVKVANTLMDDEGITETLEPPVMDDERLTRHRRTPTKSGESTYASRTLFKNSSNTRSSLTFRNVSNI; encoded by the coding sequence ATGGTTTGTGTTAGGATTACGAGAGACGGATGCACGCCCAGATGCACCTGCTCAGAGCTGGAGAAACGGAAGCAACTCCAAGAGTGTGCGTCGTTTGAAGAAGAGTGGCGCCTTAACGACTACTACAACATCATGGTCTCTAGGCATCCAGTGCTTTGCAACCTCTTTGACGAAATACATATGCTTTATGACGGTGATAACGAGGacgaaaaggaaaatagAGATGCGACTGAAACTACTCTACGATACAAGACGACTGAGGTTTTGATAATACGTGGTCCCTGGGTTCGGAACAGGTATTTTCTGTTTAGGTTTTCCAATAGCGACAAGTGGGGGCTGGAGAAAGTAGTGGAAAAGAAGATCATTGAAGCTGGTGGATATGAGAGGCTCAACTCTATCCTGGCCAAAGAAGCGCCACCTTTGAAGTCCTATGCTCCCAAGATGGATCGAATATATGGAGAAGAGCCTGTCCGAACCCACCAAATTGCTAATCTTCGTATTGCTAGTGTCCGATCAGACCGCTTGCTAGGTAAGAACCCACCAGCTGTGCTTATGACCGGGACGAACGATATAGTAAATTACCCATTTTGGGACATCTGGGTGCATATGtatgaagaattgaagaggAGGGGTGAGCCTCCGACTGCATGGCAGATGCGTAGGCTGCTCATCCAAACAAATATGCGAGTCAGAAGCACCTTGGAAGAAATTCCTTATGAAGACCAACCTTATAAAATCTATCGATTTTTTTCACATTGCAATTTTGATGTCAATATGAATAAAGATGTAAGGCTCAACTTCTCGGGTATCTACTCGTGTGGGTTGGGGATTTATTCCAAAGTTTGGAACGTCATTCCGTGTGGATCCAAGTTCGAAGACTCTGTAAAAGAggtagaagaagaagtggaCACAGGTGCCGATATTGTCAAGGTTGCCAACACCCTCATGGATGACGAAGGCATCACTGAGACATTGGAACCACCTGTGATGGATGACGAACGTCTAACTAGACATAGGCGTACGCCCACAAAGTCCGGTGAGAGTACTTATGCATCCAGAACCTTATTCAAAAACTCATCTAATACACGCTCCTCGTTGACGTTTAGAAACGTCTCAAATATATAA
- the NCAS0F03700 gene encoding uncharacterized protein, with the protein MPIKITRDGCTPRCTCSELEKRKQLQECASFEEEWRLNDYYNIMVSRHPVLCNLFDEIHMLYDGDNEDEKENRDATETTLRYKTTEVLIIRGPWVRNRYFLFRFSNSDKWGLEKVVEKKIIEAGGYERLNSILAKEAPPLKSYAPKMDRIYGEEPVRTHQIANLRIASVRSDRLLGKNPPAVLMTGTNDIVNYPFWDIWVHMYEELKRRGEPPTAWQMRRLLIQTNMRVRSTLEEIPYEDQPYKIYRFFSHCNFDVNMNKDVRLNFSGIYSCGLGIYSKVWNVIPCGSKFEDSVKEVEEEVDTGADIVKVANTLMDDEGITETLEPPVMDDERLTRHRRTPTKSGESTYASRTLFKNSSNTRSSLTF; encoded by the coding sequence ATGCCTATCAAGATTACGAGAGACGGATGCACGCCCAGATGCACCTGCTCAGAGCTGGAGAAACGGAAGCAACTCCAAGAGTGTGCGTCGTTTGAAGAAGAGTGGCGCCTTAACGACTACTACAACATCATGGTCTCTAGGCATCCAGTGCTTTGCAACCTCTTTGACGAAATACATATGCTTTATGACGGTGATAACGAGGacgaaaaggaaaatagAGATGCGACTGAAACTACTCTACGATACAAGACGACTGAGGTTTTGATAATACGTGGTCCCTGGGTTCGGAACAGGTATTTTCTGTTTAGGTTTTCCAATAGCGACAAGTGGGGGCTGGAGAAAGTAGTGGAAAAGAAGATCATTGAAGCTGGTGGATATGAGAGGCTCAACTCTATCCTGGCCAAAGAAGCGCCACCTTTGAAGTCCTATGCTCCCAAGATGGATCGAATATATGGAGAAGAGCCTGTCCGAACCCACCAAATTGCTAATCTTCGTATTGCTAGTGTCCGATCAGACCGCTTGCTAGGTAAGAACCCACCAGCTGTGCTTATGACCGGGACGAACGATATAGTAAATTACCCATTTTGGGACATCTGGGTGCATATGtatgaagaattgaagaggAGGGGTGAGCCTCCGACTGCATGGCAGATGCGTAGGCTGCTCATCCAAACAAATATGCGAGTCAGAAGCACCTTGGAAGAAATTCCTTATGAAGACCAACCTTATAAAATCTATCGATTTTTTTCACATTGCAATTTTGATGTCAATATGAATAAAGATGTAAGGCTCAACTTCTCGGGTATCTACTCGTGTGGGTTGGGGATTTATTCCAAAGTTTGGAACGTCATTCCGTGTGGATCCAAGTTCGAAGACTCTGTAAAAGAggtagaagaagaagtggaCACAGGTGCCGATATTGTCAAGGTTGCCAACACCCTCATGGATGACGAAGGCATCACTGAGACATTGGAACCACCTGTGATGGATGACGAACGTCTAACTAGACATAGGCGTACGCCCACAAAGTCCGGTGAGAGTACTTATGCATCCAGAACCTTATTCAAAAACTCATCTAATACACGCTCCTCGTTGACGTTTTAG